The Geothrix oryzae DNA window CCGGTGGCGTCGCGCACGGTCACGGTCACATTGGCCGCGGAGGCGAGCTCCAGGTTCATGGTGGCCTGGCCGGACTTCAGGTTGAAGCCGGAGCCGTCCACCTTCACCGTCTTGCCCACCAGGCCGGCCGTCTGGGCCTGGAAGAGGCCAGCCGTCTGGGTCTGGAGGCCCGTCAGCAGGGTGTTGGTCTGCTGGCTCTGCTCCAGGCTCGAGAAGCTGGTGAGCTGCTGGACCATCTGGTTGGGATCCTGGCCGGCCCCCGTGGGGTCCTGGTTCTTCAGCTGGGCGACCAGCAGCTTGAGGAATCCGTCCTTGTCCAGGGCGTTCTTGGCCGTAGCCGTCTTATTGGTCGTGGTGGTGGCGGCGGTGGTCGCGCTGATCATGCCGGTTTCCATAGGGACCTCCAGGGGGGTGAGAACAGGAAGCGTGCCGATCAGGCGTAGAGCTCGACATGGTGCGGGTTCAGGATGGACGGAGCCAGGGCTGCGGGTGCTTCTTGCCGGGCTGCCAGCCCCGCGAGCGGGGAGCGATCCCGGAAGGTCGGCGGCGGGGGCGCCTCCTGGAAGGGGCGATGGCCCTGCTGGAGATCGAAACTGCCCAGCTGAAGGCCCTGCTCCCGGAGGGACTGCTCCAGGTGCGGACGGCCTTCCTGGACGGCCTGGACCGAGGCGGGTTCGGTGACCCACAGACGGGCATGGACCTCGCCGCCTTCGACGCGGAGATGGATGGTCACCTGACCCAGGGACTCCGGGTGCAGTTGGAGGCGGGCTTCCTGGGCCCCGCCCTTGAGCATCCAGCGGAGGCTCCCGTCGATCTGGGCGATGGGGCCGGCGGGGGCCGGCGGAGGGGCGCTGGGGGGGGCGGCCGGAGCGACTGGGGCTGGCACCGAGGCCCGGCCTGACGGTGCGATCGGAGTTCCGGCGGCAGTCATGGCCGAGGTCTCTGCATGCGTCGCCACCCGCGGCATCGCCGTTTCGGGCAGCAGGAAGCCCGCTTCCGGTTTCAGGGGCGGGGGCTCCGCGGGCTGAGCGGCTGGAGATGCCGCGGCGACGGCAGGGTCGGTGGGGGCCTCGGAGACGGCAGGGCTTGTGGCGTCTGAAGCCTTGATCCGGTCCTGGCGCAGATCTGCGGTGCGCAGTCCCGGCGCGGGCGGGGCGCTGGGTCCAGGCGCCACCAGGGGAACCGCCGTTTCAACGGCTGCCTTCGGAGGGGCGGCGGGTTGGGGGGTGGCGGTCTTCTTGGAGGTCGGGTTGGCCTCCTTGAGATCGGGCATGGTCGATTGGACCGGGGCCTGAGGTGTTGGGGGTGGAGTCACGGCAAGGACTGCCGGGGTTCCGGCACCCTTGGCGCCGGGGTCCTGGGCTGGAGGGCCTTGAATGTCCGCGATCGGCAGGGCGGCCTGGGCCGCAGGCGTGGCCGGGTCAAGCGGGTTGGGGTTGTGGGCGGGGGCCGGTGAAGCGACGGGTACCGTGGCCTGGGGCGTCTGTGGCGTCGAGGCGGAGGCCGGGGCCGGGACTTCCGGAGCCGCCTCACCCTTCGAGGGGGTGGGCACGGGAAGAACGGGGTCCCCGGGGAGGACGGCCGGGGTGGAGGCCGCCAGCACCTGAGCGGGCGTTCCCGGACCTTTGGCGACCTCGGTGGCCGCCCCGGAGGGGGCCGGTTGGGGCGTCACAGTGGCGGGAGCCAGTGCCGCGGGGGGAGGCGCGACCGGGGCGGTTGCTGCGGGCGTCCCCGCTGCGGGGGCAGCCATGTCCTGGGTACCCTCGGTCTTCTCACTCGCGGCCGTGGCCTTGGTGGGAGGGGTGGTCGGGGCTTCGGGTTTGGTGTCCTGGGTTTGGGGGGCCTGGGCTCGAGCCGCGGCTTCGCGGCGTGGCGCCTCGGGTCCCGCAGGCTCAGGCCGCGCCTGGCCGCTCTCGTTCACGGGCGTCTCCGTCTGCTCTGCCTGGCCTGAAGCCTGGCCCGACATGGGGGACGGGTTCTGGGAGGGCGCCTGGACGAATTGGGCCATCAGCCCGGCAAACTGGCCGTCGGAAGCCTCGGGTTCCCTGGCTTCCGGGCGCTCCGCCAGGGGGCGTTCGGGGACTGCAAGGACTGCTGTCGCACCGGCTGGAAGCATGGAAACTCCGCGCCCGGACCTTCCGGGTAGGTTTCCAGCGCCAGGACCGTGCCGCGGTCATTGGGCAGAAAATGACTCATGTTCTCGGGGGGGACCGCCTGCTCGCTTCGCTCGCGATGTCCCCCCGGACCCCCGCGGCTCCTGCGGAAGACCTGCTCGAGCCGCCGACCGTCTCAGGCGGCGGAATCCTTCGGTTTGCTCAGGCCCACCCGCTCGGACAGGCGGCCCGCCAGCTTCGCATCCAGGGGGGCCAGCTGGTCCATGAGCTTGGCGGCCTTCTTGGGGGTCATGCCCGCGAGGAGGGCCACGGCCACATCCATGTTCTGGCCGGCCAGCTCCTTCATGGCCTGGGCTCCGGCGGCGGGTTCCATGGCCTCGTAGGTGCGGATGATCTGGGTATCGATGACCGGGCGCACCTTAAGCTGTTCCAGCTTCGCCAGGGCCTCCTGGACGGCCTTCTCCCGGGTGGCGAGCTCGCCGCGGTCCTTGTCGAGGGTGGCCTGCAGGGTGTTGAGCCGCTGTTCCAGTTGGCGCAGGTCGGCCTCCTTCTGGGCGATGGATTTCTCCCGGGCCTGGAGCTGGGAGGCCAACTCGGCCACCTTCACCCCCTCGGCGGCGGCCCCTTTGGGGTCGCCCTTGGGTTCCTGGGCGGACAGCCAGATCACGCCCGCGGACAAGACGACGGGCGCCGAGATCCAGAGAAGGTAGCGGGCGTTCATGGGGGACTCCTGGGGTCTAGGCGCTCTGGCGGTGGTGGCGGAGGACGGCCAGCTCGTCCATGTCGAGGATCTCGCGGAGCTGCTGTTCCCGGGCATGCAGGAGGGCCCTGCGCTCCTTGAGGCGCACCAGCATGAGGTGGTTGCGGTGGGCCAGCACCAGGGCCGCCCGGGCGGCGGCCACCTGGGCCACGGCTTCGCGAAGGCGTTCGTAGCCTTCGAGCTGGCGGCGCTCCAGCACGACCAGGAAGCGCTCTCCGGCCCGCCACAGCTCCAGGTCGAGGGCCTGCCCCGAGGCGGTGCGGCGGGATTCGAAGATGGCGCGGTGCTGCCGGGCCAGGTCCTCGAGGTGCTCGCGCACCTCGCGCTCGCCCTGGAGGGCCCGGGCCAGGCCGCGTTCGGCCTCGCGTTCCAGGGCCTCCCGCAGCTTGCGCAGCGGTTCGAGACGGAAATGGAACCGGGCGGCCATCAGGCGCGTCCCTTCAGGAACGGCGCGAGGTCGATGCCGAAGATCTGGCCCATGGCGAGCATGGCCTGGTGATGATCAGAGGCTTCGGCGGTGGCCTGGCGGAGGAAGGCCTGGATGGCGGGCTGGAACTGGATGGCCTGGTCGATGGCGGAGCTGGAA harbors:
- a CDS encoding flagellar hook assembly protein FlgD, with amino-acid sequence MISATTAATTTTNKTATAKNALDKDGFLKLLVAQLKNQDPTGAGQDPNQMVQQLTSFSSLEQSQQTNTLLTGLQTQTAGLFQAQTAGLVGKTVKVDGSGFNLKSGQATMNLELASAANVTVTVRDATGNVVATLPQGHLNRGASTLAWDGKDASGTPLPDGAYKVEVSATGDDGKAVSFRTSLTLKVDAVTFKDNGIYLASGGNIFSLADVLEITA
- a CDS encoding flagellar hook-length control protein FliK — protein: MLPAGATAVLAVPERPLAERPEAREPEASDGQFAGLMAQFVQAPSQNPSPMSGQASGQAEQTETPVNESGQARPEPAGPEAPRREAAARAQAPQTQDTKPEAPTTPPTKATAASEKTEGTQDMAAPAAGTPAATAPVAPPPAALAPATVTPQPAPSGAATEVAKGPGTPAQVLAASTPAVLPGDPVLPVPTPSKGEAAPEVPAPASASTPQTPQATVPVASPAPAHNPNPLDPATPAAQAALPIADIQGPPAQDPGAKGAGTPAVLAVTPPPTPQAPVQSTMPDLKEANPTSKKTATPQPAAPPKAAVETAVPLVAPGPSAPPAPGLRTADLRQDRIKASDATSPAVSEAPTDPAVAAASPAAQPAEPPPLKPEAGFLLPETAMPRVATHAETSAMTAAGTPIAPSGRASVPAPVAPAAPPSAPPPAPAGPIAQIDGSLRWMLKGGAQEARLQLHPESLGQVTIHLRVEGGEVHARLWVTEPASVQAVQEGRPHLEQSLREQGLQLGSFDLQQGHRPFQEAPPPPTFRDRSPLAGLAARQEAPAALAPSILNPHHVELYA
- a CDS encoding flagellar export protein FliJ; the encoded protein is MAARFHFRLEPLRKLREALEREAERGLARALQGEREVREHLEDLARQHRAIFESRRTASGQALDLELWRAGERFLVVLERRQLEGYERLREAVAQVAAARAALVLAHRNHLMLVRLKERRALLHAREQQLREILDMDELAVLRHHRQSA